From Actinoplanes oblitus, a single genomic window includes:
- a CDS encoding class II fumarate hydratase, whose protein sequence is MGEVRVPADALWRAQTQRAVENFPISGRGLELAHIRALARIKGAAARANAELGVLDKELAEAIATAAAHVAAGGYDDQFPVDVFQTGSGTSSNMNANEVIATLASRAADRPVHPNDHVNASQSSNDVFPSSIHLAATEAVRDDLVPALEHLAGALRAKAGEWSGVVKSGRTHLMDATPVTLGQEFSGYAQQVANGVERLTATLPRLGELPLGGTAVGTGVNTPPGFAPAVIELLRQETGLPLSEARDHFEAQGARDALVEASGQLRVVAVGLYKIANDIRWMGSGPRAGLRELRLPDLQPGSSIMPGKVNPVVPEAVRQVCAQVIGNDATVAFAGTQGDFELNVMLPVMARNLLESIRLLAAAARQLADRCVAGLAANEEIARGYAEGSPSIVTPLNRFLGYDEAAAIAKQALATNRTIREVVIERGHVSAGTLTEEQLDQALDVLKMTRP, encoded by the coding sequence ATGGGCGAGGTGCGGGTTCCCGCCGACGCCCTCTGGCGGGCACAGACCCAGCGGGCGGTGGAGAACTTCCCGATCTCCGGGCGCGGCCTGGAGCTGGCGCACATCCGCGCGCTGGCCCGGATCAAGGGCGCCGCCGCCCGGGCCAACGCCGAGCTGGGCGTGCTGGACAAGGAGCTGGCCGAGGCGATCGCCACCGCCGCGGCGCACGTCGCCGCCGGCGGCTACGACGACCAGTTCCCGGTCGACGTGTTCCAGACCGGCTCGGGCACCTCGTCGAACATGAACGCCAACGAGGTGATCGCCACCCTGGCGTCCCGCGCCGCCGACCGGCCGGTCCACCCGAACGACCACGTCAACGCGTCCCAGTCGAGCAACGACGTGTTCCCGTCGTCGATCCACCTGGCCGCCACCGAGGCGGTCCGCGACGACCTGGTCCCGGCGCTGGAGCACCTGGCCGGCGCCCTGCGGGCCAAGGCCGGCGAGTGGTCCGGCGTGGTCAAGAGCGGTCGTACCCACCTGATGGACGCCACCCCGGTCACCCTGGGTCAGGAGTTCTCCGGGTACGCCCAGCAGGTCGCCAACGGCGTCGAGCGGCTGACCGCCACCCTGCCCCGGCTCGGCGAGCTGCCCTTGGGCGGGACCGCCGTGGGTACCGGGGTGAACACCCCGCCCGGCTTCGCGCCGGCGGTGATCGAGCTGCTCCGGCAGGAGACCGGGCTGCCGTTGAGCGAGGCCCGCGACCACTTCGAGGCGCAGGGCGCCCGGGACGCGCTGGTCGAGGCGTCCGGGCAGCTGCGGGTGGTGGCGGTGGGCCTCTACAAGATCGCCAACGACATCCGCTGGATGGGCTCCGGACCCCGGGCCGGGCTGCGCGAGCTGCGCCTGCCCGACCTGCAGCCGGGTTCGTCGATCATGCCGGGCAAGGTGAACCCGGTGGTGCCCGAGGCGGTCCGGCAGGTCTGCGCCCAGGTGATCGGCAACGACGCGACGGTCGCCTTCGCCGGCACCCAGGGCGACTTCGAGCTGAACGTGATGCTGCCGGTGATGGCCCGCAACCTGTTGGAGTCGATCCGGCTGCTGGCCGCGGCCGCCCGCCAGCTCGCCGACCGCTGTGTGGCCGGCCTGGCAGCGAACGAGGAGATCGCGCGAGGGTACGCCGAGGGCTCCCCGTCGATCGTCACCCCGCTCAACCGGTTCCTCGGGTACGACGAGGCGGCCGCCATCGCGAAGCAGGCACTCGCCACCAACCGGACGATCCGCGAGGTGGTCATCGAGCGCGGCCACGTCAGCGCGGGCACCTTAACCGAGGAACAGCTGGATCAGGCGCTTGATGTTCTGAAGATGACACGCCCGTAA
- a CDS encoding AfsR/SARP family transcriptional regulator — MTAGRDRIVLAMLLLDPNRIVGTGELIDALWGRTPPATARGQLQSCISRLRRILPVGVILTDRAGYGIRVGPDELDAEVFARTVAKARANGDAEAYRRALALRRGPACAELDAPVIRQAATVLDERYALAVEDWADLELAAGRERELAGELSAMVERFPLRERMRGQLMLALARSGRQADALTEFRRARQLLADELGIEPGEELQGRHREILKGETAAGAGPESRAAVPVRCLPRTVGDFTGRREQIDRLLSRRLAGDESGPLVAVIDGMAGSGKTTLALHLAALVGDRYPDAHLFVDLQGHSERDPVEPAAALLILLRQLGLPAEDIPLEPMQRVACWRTETARRRLLVVLDNAASSSQIADLLPTAPGSLALVTSRRRLAGLDGARVESLPVLAPDEAVALLEQIAGERVRAEPEAAAEVVRRCGLLPLAIRLAGARLAHRPRWRVADLLRRLSEAALPELAAEDRTVTGAFALTYGQLRPPLQRVFRLLGVHPGADFDALAVAALADLARDTAEEMLDDLVDVHLVEEPEPGVFRLHDLMREYAGMLAAELPAGDRAAALTAVLDFQLHAAIAATIPSHRAILTRDLGAPVAARPDLVAGDPIARLERERPNLVAYVEAAGRTDYAWQIPRAVWHQMFYRGYMDDTRRLQLLALAAAQASGSRSAIATTANYLASVYGRAGQTDKAEEYLLLSIRLREELGEIDATSVGYSNLGTIYLSQGRLAEALETVQTVIRLHTRFGDLGSASSTLAIAADIFAALGRPEQALHYARRRLLSTIENREDGQLAGTLLTLQRLRYRLGTLSAAAAHHYIDMALWVTRRTGYQSTTGDAHNDRARLLRDEGRYAEALGEHRRAVEISVRLNDSRHQAGFRHGYAVTLRRLGDRAGARAMFTEALRVAAAGRIPYWTARAQLGLADCLDPGDPEADRLRAQARETFERMGVTEEIAAVD, encoded by the coding sequence GTGACTGCCGGGCGTGACCGGATCGTGCTGGCGATGCTGCTGCTCGATCCGAATCGGATCGTCGGCACCGGCGAACTCATCGACGCGCTCTGGGGCCGCACTCCGCCGGCCACCGCCCGCGGTCAGTTGCAGTCATGCATATCGCGTTTGCGGCGGATCCTACCAGTCGGGGTGATCCTCACCGATCGGGCAGGCTACGGCATTCGGGTCGGACCGGACGAGCTCGACGCCGAGGTCTTCGCCCGGACGGTGGCGAAGGCGCGCGCGAACGGGGACGCGGAGGCGTACCGGCGAGCGCTGGCGCTGCGCCGCGGCCCGGCCTGCGCCGAGCTGGACGCCCCGGTGATCCGCCAGGCCGCGACGGTTCTCGACGAGCGGTACGCGCTCGCCGTCGAGGACTGGGCCGACCTGGAGCTGGCCGCCGGCCGGGAACGCGAGCTGGCCGGCGAGCTGAGCGCCATGGTCGAGCGGTTCCCGCTGCGCGAGCGGATGCGCGGGCAGCTGATGCTGGCCCTGGCCCGCTCCGGGCGGCAGGCCGACGCGCTCACCGAGTTCCGCCGGGCCCGCCAGCTGCTGGCCGACGAGCTCGGCATCGAACCCGGCGAGGAGCTGCAGGGACGCCACCGGGAGATCCTCAAGGGAGAGACCGCGGCCGGTGCCGGTCCGGAGTCGCGGGCGGCCGTCCCGGTGCGCTGCCTGCCGCGGACGGTCGGCGACTTCACCGGGCGGCGCGAGCAGATCGACCGGCTGCTGTCCAGGCGGCTGGCCGGCGACGAGTCCGGCCCGCTGGTCGCGGTGATCGACGGGATGGCCGGCAGCGGCAAGACCACGCTGGCCCTGCACCTGGCCGCGCTGGTCGGTGACCGCTACCCGGACGCGCACCTTTTCGTCGACCTGCAGGGACACAGCGAGCGGGACCCGGTTGAGCCGGCCGCCGCGCTGCTCATCCTGCTCCGCCAGCTCGGCCTGCCCGCCGAGGACATCCCCCTGGAGCCGATGCAGCGGGTGGCCTGCTGGCGGACCGAGACCGCCCGGCGGCGCCTGCTGGTGGTGCTGGACAACGCCGCGTCCAGCAGCCAGATCGCCGACCTGCTGCCCACCGCGCCGGGCAGCCTGGCCCTGGTCACCAGCCGGCGCCGGCTGGCCGGGCTGGACGGGGCGCGGGTGGAATCACTGCCGGTGCTCGCGCCGGACGAGGCGGTGGCGCTGCTGGAGCAGATCGCCGGGGAGCGGGTGCGCGCCGAGCCCGAGGCGGCCGCCGAGGTGGTCCGGCGCTGCGGGCTGCTGCCGCTGGCCATCCGGCTGGCCGGGGCCCGGCTGGCGCACCGCCCCCGATGGCGGGTGGCCGACCTGCTGCGGCGGCTGAGCGAGGCGGCGCTGCCCGAGCTGGCCGCCGAGGACCGTACGGTGACCGGCGCCTTCGCCCTCACCTACGGCCAGCTGCGCCCTCCGCTGCAGCGGGTGTTCCGGCTGCTCGGGGTCCATCCGGGCGCCGACTTCGACGCGCTCGCCGTCGCCGCCCTCGCCGACCTGGCCCGGGACACCGCCGAGGAGATGCTCGACGACCTGGTCGACGTCCACCTGGTCGAGGAGCCGGAGCCGGGCGTGTTCCGGCTGCACGACCTGATGCGCGAGTACGCCGGGATGCTCGCCGCCGAGCTGCCGGCCGGTGACCGGGCCGCCGCCCTCACCGCGGTCCTCGACTTCCAGTTGCACGCCGCGATCGCCGCGACCATCCCCAGCCACCGGGCGATCCTGACCCGGGACCTCGGCGCGCCGGTGGCGGCCCGGCCCGACCTGGTGGCCGGGGATCCGATCGCTCGGCTGGAGCGGGAGCGCCCGAACCTCGTCGCGTACGTCGAGGCGGCGGGCCGGACCGACTACGCCTGGCAGATCCCCCGGGCCGTCTGGCACCAGATGTTCTATCGCGGCTACATGGACGACACCCGGCGGCTGCAACTGCTCGCCCTGGCCGCCGCCCAGGCGTCCGGGAGCCGCTCGGCGATCGCCACCACCGCCAACTACCTGGCCTCGGTGTACGGCCGGGCCGGCCAGACCGACAAGGCGGAGGAGTACCTGCTGCTCTCCATCCGGCTGCGCGAGGAACTGGGCGAGATCGACGCGACGTCGGTCGGGTACAGCAACCTGGGCACCATCTACCTGAGCCAGGGCCGGCTCGCCGAGGCCCTGGAGACGGTGCAGACGGTGATCCGGCTGCACACCCGCTTCGGTGACCTCGGCTCGGCGAGCTCCACGCTGGCCATCGCCGCCGACATCTTCGCCGCGCTGGGCCGGCCGGAGCAGGCGCTGCACTACGCCCGGCGCCGGCTCCTCTCCACCATCGAGAACCGGGAGGACGGGCAGCTCGCCGGGACCCTGCTGACCCTGCAACGGCTGCGCTACCGGCTGGGCACGCTCAGCGCCGCCGCCGCGCACCACTACATCGACATGGCCCTGTGGGTGACCCGGCGTACCGGCTACCAGTCGACGACCGGTGACGCGCACAACGACCGGGCCCGGCTACTGCGCGACGAGGGCCGGTACGCCGAGGCGCTGGGCGAGCACCGCCGGGCCGTGGAGATCAGCGTCCGGCTCAACGACTCCCGGCACCAGGCCGGGTTCCGCCACGGATACGCGGTCACCCTGCGGCGTCTCGGTGACCGGGCCGGGGCGCGGGCGATGTTCACCGAGGCGCTGCGGGTCGCCGCGGCGGGACGGATCCCGTACTGGACGGCCCGGGCGCAGCTGGGACTGGCGGACTGCCTGGACCCGGGTGATCCGGAGGCGGACCGCCTCCGGGCGCAGGCCCGGGAGACCTTCGAGCGGATGGGTGTGACCGAGGAGATCGCAGCGGTGGACTGA
- a CDS encoding fumarate hydratase codes for MSRGAAFTYSPLLPTGDDSTEYRLVTDEGVDVVEGPGGRRFLTVEPSALTVLTAEAMHDIAHYLRPAHLAQLRAIIDDPKASPNDRFVALDLLRNANIAAGGVLPMCQDTGTAIVMGKRGRHVLTDGRDEEAIALGVYQAYTRLNLRYSQLAPLTMWDERNTGTNLPAQIELYAEDPNGHPDAYKFLFMAKGGGSANKSYLYQETKALLNPQRMMQFLDEKLRLIGTSACPPYHLAIVIGGTSAEHALKTAKLASAKYLDNLPIAGTMAAHGFRDLELEAAVLELTRDFGIGAQFGGRYFCHDVRVVRLPRHGASCPVAIAVSCSADRQAVAKITPSGVWLERLETDPARFLPDVTDDHLESEQVVKIDLNRPMAEIRAELSKYPVKTRLSLTGPLVVARDIAHAKIAERLDAGEPMPQYLRDHAVYYAGPAKTPEGYASGSFGPTTAGRMDSYVEKFQAAGGSMVMLAKGNRSQQVTNACKTYGGFYLGSIGGPAARLAQDCIRHVEVLEFPELGMEAVWKIEVEDFPAFIVVDDKGNDFFEAVTKPVLSIGKR; via the coding sequence ATGAGCAGAGGCGCCGCTTTCACCTACTCGCCGCTCTTGCCGACCGGCGACGATTCGACCGAGTATCGCCTGGTCACGGACGAGGGCGTGGACGTTGTGGAGGGGCCGGGCGGGCGCCGCTTCCTGACCGTCGAGCCGTCCGCGCTGACCGTGCTCACCGCCGAGGCGATGCACGACATCGCGCACTACCTGCGGCCGGCGCACCTGGCCCAGCTGCGCGCGATCATCGATGACCCGAAAGCGTCGCCGAACGACCGGTTCGTCGCCCTCGACCTGCTGCGCAACGCGAACATCGCGGCCGGCGGCGTGCTGCCGATGTGCCAGGACACCGGCACCGCGATCGTGATGGGCAAGCGCGGCCGGCACGTGCTCACCGACGGGCGCGACGAGGAGGCCATCGCGCTCGGCGTCTACCAGGCGTACACCCGGCTCAACCTGCGGTACTCGCAGCTCGCTCCGCTCACCATGTGGGACGAGAGGAACACCGGGACGAACCTGCCGGCCCAGATCGAGCTCTACGCCGAGGACCCGAACGGGCACCCGGACGCGTACAAGTTCCTCTTCATGGCCAAGGGCGGCGGCTCGGCCAACAAGTCGTACCTGTACCAGGAGACGAAAGCGCTGCTCAACCCGCAGCGGATGATGCAGTTCCTGGACGAGAAACTGCGGCTGATCGGCACCTCCGCCTGCCCGCCGTACCACCTGGCCATCGTGATCGGCGGCACCAGCGCCGAGCACGCGCTCAAGACCGCCAAGCTGGCCAGCGCGAAGTACCTGGACAACCTGCCCATCGCCGGCACCATGGCGGCGCACGGCTTCCGTGACCTCGAGCTGGAGGCCGCGGTCCTGGAGCTGACCCGCGACTTCGGGATCGGCGCGCAGTTCGGCGGCCGGTACTTCTGCCACGACGTGCGGGTGGTCCGGCTGCCCCGGCACGGCGCGTCCTGCCCGGTCGCCATCGCGGTCTCCTGCTCGGCGGACCGGCAGGCGGTCGCCAAGATCACTCCGTCCGGCGTCTGGCTGGAGCGGCTGGAGACCGACCCGGCCCGCTTCCTGCCGGACGTCACCGACGACCACCTGGAGTCGGAGCAGGTCGTCAAGATCGACCTGAACCGGCCGATGGCCGAGATCCGCGCCGAGCTCAGCAAGTACCCGGTGAAGACCCGGCTGTCGCTGACCGGTCCGCTGGTGGTGGCCCGGGACATCGCCCACGCCAAGATCGCCGAGCGGCTGGACGCCGGCGAGCCGATGCCGCAGTACCTGCGTGATCACGCGGTCTACTACGCCGGCCCGGCGAAGACCCCGGAGGGTTACGCGTCCGGCTCGTTCGGCCCGACCACGGCCGGCCGGATGGACTCCTATGTGGAGAAATTCCAGGCCGCGGGTGGCTCGATGGTGATGCTGGCCAAGGGCAACCGGTCCCAGCAGGTGACCAACGCCTGCAAGACCTACGGCGGCTTCTACCTCGGCTCGATCGGCGGCCCGGCGGCCCGGCTCGCGCAGGACTGCATCCGGCACGTCGAGGTGCTCGAGTTCCCCGAGCTCGGCATGGAGGCGGTCTGGAAGATCGAGGTCGAGGACTTCCCGGCCTTCATCGTCGTCGACGACAAGGGCAACGACTTCTTCGAGGCGGTCACCAAGCCGGTCCTGAGCATCGGCAAACGCTGA